From Nilaparvata lugens isolate BPH unplaced genomic scaffold, ASM1435652v1 scaffold4932, whole genome shotgun sequence, the proteins below share one genomic window:
- the LOC120355829 gene encoding uncharacterized protein LOC120355829 has protein sequence MILSKCKSKADSTCEHYTTLKFEGVCGFVSKWKSFFGNNTLPSSCPYPAGEYEMRHGKITKDMMQMMPLSDSTWKVVSKGFKDDRMIACSVMRFSIKREARKKKD, from the exons ATGATACTGAGCAAGTGCAAGTCGAAAGCGGATTCAACATGCGAACACTACACAACTCTCAAATTTGAAGGAGTTTGCGGTTTCGTGTCTAAATGGAAGTCATTCTTTGGAAACAACACACTACCTTCCAGCTGCCCTTACCCAGCG GGAGAGTATGAAATGAGACACGGAAAAATCACCAAAGATATGATGCAGATGATGCCGCTTTCTGATTCGACCTGGAAGGTGGTCTCCAAAGGCTTCAAGGACGACAGAATGATAGCTTGTTCTGTTATGAGATTCTCAATCAAAAGAGAAGCGAGAAAAAAGAAGGACTAA